In the genome of Pseudomonas sp. LBUM920, one region contains:
- a CDS encoding DUF6586 family protein, which translates to MANELYTRTNQKIYFAGLSLEALGRAEEGKEMNAIALVQAGREAALFHLYGALLGLCHEIAGFYRLPQAGSPRAELIMNREVLESMAIPELAELVEMAQSPDSWVARLLKAHADMFQPPRIPHVPKGDVTQPLIVAVALQEDEPKPLSREELESWRQELKKMALRFREGLNEC; encoded by the coding sequence ATGGCCAACGAACTCTATACCCGTACCAATCAGAAAATTTACTTCGCGGGTTTGTCCCTGGAAGCCCTTGGCCGTGCCGAGGAAGGGAAGGAGATGAACGCCATCGCGCTGGTCCAGGCGGGGCGTGAGGCTGCATTGTTCCATCTCTACGGCGCCCTGTTGGGGCTGTGCCATGAAATCGCCGGGTTCTACCGTTTGCCCCAGGCCGGTTCGCCGCGTGCAGAACTGATCATGAACCGCGAAGTGCTGGAGAGCATGGCCATTCCTGAGCTGGCCGAGTTGGTGGAAATGGCCCAAAGCCCCGACAGCTGGGTGGCCCGCCTGCTCAAGGCACATGCCGACATGTTCCAGCCGCCACGTATTCCTCATGTGCCCAAGGGGGACGTGACGCAGCCGCTGATCGTCGCTGTTGCCCTGCAAGAGGATGAGCCCAAGCCGCTGAGTCGCGAAGAGCTGGAGAGCTGGCGCCAGGAGCTGAAGAAGATGGCGCTGCGGTTTCGCGAAGGCTTGAACGAGTGCTGA
- the topA gene encoding type I DNA topoisomerase, whose product MGKSLVIVESPAKAKTINKYLGNEYVVKSSIGHIRDLPTSGSASASKEPAAKRGKAAAGEGPVLTPKEKARKQLVSRMGVDPEHGWKAKYEILPGKEKVIEELRRLAKDADTIYLATDLDREGEAIAWHLREAIGGDDSRYKRVVFNEITKKAIQEAFSKPGELDIDRVNAQQARRFLDRVVGYMVSPLLWAKIARGLSAGRVQSVAVKLVVEREREIRAFNPEEYWEVHADLGTAKGANVRFEVAREKGEAFKPLNEAQAMAALEKLKASSYSIVKREDKPTSSKPSAPFITSTLQQAASNRLGFGVKKTMMMAQRLYEAGYITYMRTDSTNLSQDAVAMARTYIETEFGKKYLPEKPNVYSSKEGAQEAHEAIRPSDANTEPSKLTGMERDAERLYELIWRQFLACQMLPAQYLSTTVSVGAGDFELRAKGRILKFDGYTRVMPQIAKPGDDDVLPDMAQGDTLKLIKLDPSQHFTKPPARYSEASLVKEMEKRGIGRPSTYAAIISTIQDRGYVALHNRRFYSEKMGDIVTERLSESFSNLMDYGFTAGMEENLDDVAQGERDWKNVLDEFYGDFKKKLEVAESPESGMRANQPVMTDIPCLTCGRPMQIRTASTGVFLGCSGYSLPPKERCKATVNLVPGDEIAADDEGESESLVLRGKHRCPICSTAMDAYLLDEKHKLHICGNNPDCDGYEIEEGSYRIKGYEGPSLECDKCGSEMQLKTGRFGKFFGCTNPTCKNTRKLLKSGDAAPPKMDPVKMPELKCEKVNDTYILRDGASGLFLAASQFPKNRETRAPLVLEIVPHKDEIDPKYHFLCEAPKKDPDGRPAVIRYSRKTKEQYVQTEVDGKPTGWKAFYDGGKWKVEDKRQGA is encoded by the coding sequence ATGGGCAAATCGCTGGTCATTGTGGAATCCCCGGCTAAGGCCAAGACCATCAACAAGTACTTGGGCAACGAGTACGTGGTGAAGTCGAGTATCGGCCATATCCGAGACCTGCCCACCAGCGGTTCGGCTAGCGCCAGCAAGGAGCCTGCCGCCAAGCGCGGCAAGGCGGCTGCGGGCGAAGGTCCGGTGCTCACGCCTAAAGAGAAAGCGCGCAAGCAGCTGGTCTCGCGCATGGGTGTAGACCCGGAACATGGCTGGAAGGCCAAGTACGAGATCCTTCCCGGCAAGGAAAAGGTCATCGAAGAGCTGCGCCGGCTCGCCAAGGATGCTGACACCATCTATCTCGCAACCGACTTGGACCGCGAAGGGGAAGCCATTGCCTGGCACCTGCGCGAAGCCATCGGCGGTGATGACAGCCGCTACAAGCGTGTGGTGTTCAACGAAATCACCAAGAAAGCCATCCAGGAAGCCTTCTCCAAGCCGGGCGAACTGGACATCGACCGTGTAAACGCCCAACAGGCCCGTCGTTTTCTCGACCGCGTGGTGGGTTACATGGTCTCGCCACTGCTGTGGGCCAAGATTGCCCGTGGCCTGTCGGCCGGTCGTGTGCAATCGGTGGCGGTAAAGCTGGTGGTGGAGCGTGAGCGCGAGATTCGTGCGTTCAACCCTGAAGAGTACTGGGAAGTCCACGCTGACCTCGGCACCGCCAAGGGTGCCAATGTGCGCTTTGAAGTGGCCCGCGAGAAAGGCGAGGCCTTCAAGCCGCTGAACGAAGCCCAGGCCATGGCCGCGCTGGAGAAGCTCAAGGCTTCCAGCTACAGCATCGTCAAGCGTGAAGACAAACCGACCAGCAGCAAGCCGTCGGCGCCGTTCATCACGTCCACCCTGCAACAGGCCGCGAGTAACCGCCTGGGCTTTGGTGTGAAGAAAACCATGATGATGGCTCAGCGTCTGTATGAAGCTGGCTACATCACGTATATGCGTACCGACTCCACCAACCTGTCGCAAGACGCGGTGGCGATGGCGCGTACTTATATTGAAACCGAATTCGGCAAGAAGTACCTGCCGGAGAAGCCGAACGTCTACAGCAGCAAGGAAGGCGCACAGGAGGCTCACGAAGCGATTCGTCCTTCCGACGCCAACACCGAGCCAAGCAAGCTGACCGGCATGGAGCGCGACGCTGAGCGCCTTTACGAGCTGATCTGGCGCCAGTTCCTGGCCTGCCAGATGCTGCCGGCGCAATACCTGTCCACCACTGTCAGTGTCGGTGCTGGCGACTTCGAGCTGCGTGCCAAGGGCCGTATCCTCAAGTTCGACGGCTACACCCGCGTCATGCCGCAAATCGCCAAGCCTGGCGATGACGATGTGCTGCCGGACATGGCCCAGGGCGACACGTTGAAGCTGATCAAGCTCGACCCGTCCCAGCACTTCACCAAGCCGCCGGCGCGTTATTCGGAAGCCAGCCTGGTAAAAGAGATGGAAAAACGCGGTATCGGTCGTCCTTCGACCTACGCGGCGATCATTTCGACCATCCAGGACCGCGGCTACGTCGCGCTGCACAACCGTCGTTTCTACTCGGAAAAGATGGGCGACATCGTTACCGAGCGCCTGTCCGAGAGCTTCTCCAACCTGATGGACTACGGCTTCACCGCCGGCATGGAAGAGAACCTCGACGACGTGGCCCAGGGCGAGCGCGACTGGAAAAACGTACTGGATGAGTTCTACGGCGACTTCAAGAAGAAGCTCGAAGTGGCCGAAAGCCCTGAAAGCGGCATGCGTGCCAACCAGCCGGTGATGACTGACATCCCGTGCCTGACCTGCGGCCGTCCGATGCAGATTCGTACTGCGTCCACCGGCGTGTTCCTCGGTTGCTCGGGCTACAGCCTGCCGCCGAAAGAGCGCTGCAAGGCCACCGTCAACCTGGTGCCGGGTGATGAAATCGCTGCTGACGACGAGGGTGAATCCGAGTCGCTGGTATTGCGTGGCAAGCACCGTTGCCCGATCTGCAGCACGGCAATGGATGCCTACTTGCTCGACGAGAAGCACAAGTTGCACATCTGCGGTAACAACCCGGATTGCGACGGCTACGAAATCGAAGAGGGCAGCTACCGCATCAAGGGCTACGAAGGCCCGAGCCTGGAATGCGACAAGTGCGGCAGTGAGATGCAGCTCAAGACCGGCCGTTTCGGCAAGTTCTTCGGTTGCACCAACCCGACGTGCAAGAACACCCGCAAACTGCTGAAAAGCGGTGACGCGGCGCCGCCGAAGATGGACCCGGTGAAGATGCCTGAACTCAAGTGCGAGAAGGTCAACGACACCTACATTCTGCGTGACGGCGCCTCGGGGTTGTTCCTGGCGGCCAGCCAGTTCCCGAAAAACCGCGAGACCCGTGCGCCGCTGGTGCTGGAAATCGTACCGCACAAGGACGAGATCGATCCCAAGTACCACTTCCTGTGCGAAGCGCCGAAGAAGGATCCCGACGGTCGCCCGGCCGTGATCCGCTACAGCCGCAAAACCAAGGAGCAGTACGTGCAGACCGAAGTGGACGGCAAGCCTACGGGCTGGAAAGCGTTCTACGACGGCGGCAAGTGGAAGGTCGAGGACAAGCGCCAGGGCGCTTGA
- a CDS encoding DUF1653 domain-containing protein yields the protein MKVEPGLYQHYKGPQYRVFNVARHSETEEEVVFYQALYGDYGFWVRPLSMFLETVEVDGEQVPRFALVQAEPSLFSGQ from the coding sequence ATGAAAGTCGAACCAGGGCTCTACCAACATTATAAGGGGCCGCAGTACCGCGTTTTTAACGTGGCGCGGCACTCCGAGACCGAAGAAGAAGTGGTGTTTTACCAAGCACTGTATGGCGATTACGGCTTTTGGGTGCGCCCATTGAGCATGTTCCTGGAGACCGTCGAAGTTGACGGCGAGCAGGTCCCGCGCTTTGCTTTGGTCCAGGCCGAACCCAGTCTTTTTTCAGGGCAATAA
- the nagZ gene encoding beta-N-acetylhexosaminidase: protein MTAALQGSLMVDVAGTWLTAEDRHLLRQPEVGGLIIFARNIEHPRQVRELSAAIRAVRPDLLLAVDQEGGRVQRLRQGFVRLPAMRLLADKPNAEYLAEQCGWIMATEVLAIGLDLSFAPVLDLDYQRSAVVGTRSFEGDPERAAVLAGAFIRGMNNAGMAATGKHFPGHGWAEADSHVAIPNDERSLEQIRANDLVPFARLSKQLAAVMPAHVIYPQVDAQPAGFSRRWLQDILRGELQFDGVIFSDDLSMAGAHVVGDAASRIEAALTAGCDMGLVCNDRAAAELALTAAQRMKVTPSARIARMRGQAIASTDYKQDPRWLTALTALRDAQLIG, encoded by the coding sequence ATGACTGCTGCCCTGCAAGGTTCTTTGATGGTTGATGTGGCCGGTACCTGGCTGACGGCCGAGGATCGTCACCTGTTGCGTCAGCCTGAAGTGGGCGGCCTGATCATTTTTGCACGCAATATCGAGCACCCACGCCAGGTGCGCGAGTTGAGCGCGGCGATCCGTGCCGTGCGCCCCGACCTGCTGCTGGCCGTGGACCAGGAAGGCGGGCGCGTGCAGCGCCTGCGCCAGGGCTTTGTGCGTCTACCGGCCATGCGTTTGTTGGCGGATAAGCCGAATGCCGAATACCTGGCCGAGCAGTGCGGCTGGATCATGGCCACTGAAGTACTGGCGATTGGCCTTGATTTGAGCTTCGCCCCGGTGCTGGACCTGGATTACCAGCGCAGCGCCGTGGTCGGCACCCGCTCGTTTGAAGGCGACCCCGAGCGCGCCGCCGTGCTTGCCGGTGCCTTCATTCGCGGCATGAACAACGCCGGCATGGCCGCCACCGGTAAACACTTCCCTGGCCACGGCTGGGCTGAGGCCGATTCCCACGTCGCCATTCCCAATGACGAGCGTAGCCTGGAACAGATTCGCGCCAATGACCTGGTGCCTTTCGCACGCCTGAGCAAGCAATTGGCAGCCGTCATGCCTGCGCACGTTATTTACCCGCAGGTGGATGCTCAACCCGCTGGCTTCTCGCGGCGCTGGTTGCAGGACATCCTGCGCGGCGAGTTGCAGTTCGATGGGGTGATTTTCAGTGATGACCTGTCCATGGCCGGGGCACATGTGGTCGGTGATGCGGCCAGCCGGATCGAAGCGGCGCTGACCGCCGGCTGCGACATGGGCTTGGTGTGCAACGACCGTGCGGCAGCTGAGCTTGCTCTCACCGCGGCGCAGCGGATGAAGGTCACGCCGTCTGCGCGAATTGCGCGGATGCGCGGGCAGGCGATTGCGTCGACGGACTATAAGCAGGACCCGCGGTGGCTGACGGCGCTTACTGCGTTGCGGGATGCTCAACTGATCGGCTGA
- the lexA gene encoding transcriptional repressor LexA, which translates to MLKLTPRQAEILAFIKRCLDDNGYPPTRAEIALELGFKSPNAAEEHLKALARKGAIEMTPGASRGIRIPGFEAKADESTLPIIGRVAAGAPILAQQHVEESCNINPTFFHPRADYLLRVHGMSMKDVGIFDGDLLAVHTTREARNGQIVVARIGDEVTVKRFKREGSKVWLMAENPEFAPIEVNLKDQDLVIEGLSVGVIRR; encoded by the coding sequence ATGCTAAAACTGACGCCACGCCAAGCTGAGATTCTGGCTTTTATCAAGCGCTGCCTCGATGACAACGGCTACCCGCCGACACGAGCGGAAATTGCGCTGGAGCTGGGGTTCAAATCCCCAAACGCTGCTGAAGAACACCTCAAGGCCCTCGCTCGCAAAGGCGCGATCGAGATGACCCCAGGGGCTTCTCGCGGTATTCGCATCCCTGGCTTTGAAGCCAAGGCCGACGAATCGACCCTGCCGATCATTGGCCGCGTCGCCGCCGGTGCGCCGATTCTGGCGCAACAGCACGTCGAGGAATCCTGCAACATCAACCCGACCTTCTTCCATCCGCGCGCCGACTACCTGTTGCGCGTACACGGCATGAGTATGAAGGACGTGGGCATTTTCGACGGCGATCTACTGGCCGTCCACACCACCCGTGAAGCCCGTAATGGCCAGATCGTCGTTGCGCGTATCGGCGATGAAGTCACCGTAAAACGCTTCAAGCGCGAAGGCAGCAAGGTCTGGCTGATGGCCGAAAACCCTGAGTTCGCCCCGATTGAAGTGAACCTGAAAGATCAGGATCTGGTGATCGAAGGCTTGAGCGTCGGCGTCATTCGCCGCTAA
- a CDS encoding TetR/AcrR family transcriptional regulator produces MAQSETVERILDAAEQLFAEKGFAETSLRLITSKAGVNLAAVNYHFGSKKALIQAVFSRFLGPFCASLDRELERRQTKPENKPSLEDLLEILVEQALVVQPRSGNDLSIFMRLLGLAFSQSQGHLRRYLEDMYGKVFRRYMLLVNEAAPRIPPIELFWRVHFMLGAAAFSMSGIKALRAIAETDFGVNTSIEQVMRLMVPFLAAGMRAETGVTDQAMAAAQLRPRSKSTPAVAKA; encoded by the coding sequence ATGGCCCAGTCGGAAACCGTTGAACGCATTCTCGATGCTGCCGAGCAATTGTTCGCGGAAAAAGGATTTGCTGAAACTTCATTGCGGCTGATCACCAGCAAGGCTGGGGTTAACCTGGCCGCAGTGAATTACCATTTCGGCTCGAAGAAAGCCCTGATCCAGGCGGTGTTTTCGCGCTTTCTGGGGCCGTTCTGCGCCAGCCTCGACCGTGAGCTGGAGCGCCGTCAGACCAAGCCTGAAAACAAGCCAAGCCTGGAAGACCTGCTGGAAATTCTGGTTGAGCAAGCGCTGGTGGTTCAACCGCGCAGCGGCAATGACCTGTCGATCTTCATGCGTTTGCTGGGCCTGGCGTTCAGCCAGAGCCAGGGCCACTTGCGGCGTTATCTGGAAGACATGTACGGCAAGGTGTTCCGCCGCTACATGTTGCTGGTCAACGAAGCCGCGCCGCGTATTCCGCCAATTGAACTGTTCTGGCGCGTGCACTTCATGCTCGGTGCTGCCGCATTCAGCATGTCCGGCATCAAAGCCTTGCGCGCAATTGCCGAGACCGATTTCGGCGTGAATACCTCCATTGAACAAGTGATGCGCCTGATGGTGCCGTTCCTTGCCGCCGGCATGCGCGCCGAAACCGGTGTGACCGACCAGGCCATGGCGGCCGCGCAGTTGCGCCCACGCAGTAAATCCACGCCGGCCGTCGCCAAGGCGTGA
- the sulA gene encoding SOS-induced cell division inhibitor SulA, translating to MQLVHTPQHTQLSLFEAFMAQPLAPILKETVEAPWGSEPEAFSELSLRGAAGSCLSLLAPILRELSEEQDARWLTLIAPPASLTQAWLRDAGLNRERILLLQPRGAQSAQQLTCEALRLGRSHTVVSWLNPLNTAAKQQLISAARTGDAQSLNIRLG from the coding sequence ATGCAGCTCGTGCACACCCCACAACACACACAACTGTCGCTGTTCGAGGCCTTCATGGCTCAACCCCTTGCGCCTATCCTCAAGGAAACGGTCGAGGCCCCGTGGGGCTCCGAACCTGAGGCGTTCAGTGAATTGTCGTTGCGCGGTGCAGCTGGAAGCTGCCTGAGCCTGCTGGCGCCGATCCTGCGTGAACTGAGCGAGGAACAGGACGCACGCTGGCTGACGCTGATCGCTCCACCTGCCAGCCTGACCCAGGCCTGGCTGCGAGACGCCGGCCTCAACCGCGAGCGCATCCTGTTGCTGCAACCACGTGGCGCGCAAAGCGCCCAACAGTTGACCTGCGAAGCCTTGCGTCTGGGACGTAGCCATACGGTGGTGAGCTGGTTGAACCCGTTGAATACTGCAGCCAAGCAACAACTGATCAGCGCCGCACGGACGGGCGATGCGCAGAGCTTAAATATTCGATTGGGGTGA